One Glycine max cultivar Williams 82 chromosome 4, Glycine_max_v4.0, whole genome shotgun sequence DNA segment encodes these proteins:
- the LOC100796899 gene encoding uncharacterized protein, which yields MQPPPKENDKAGVCDICGASGFDETIVTCSKCNINCEHSYCMRFNTLIVPIDWICEPCKSKDVSTSPHEVNQGIGLRASKMRQPVKTGKVKFLPEDEVLRLYSGNFPLATTRKTSVGSKNVVSKIPSQTPKPYPCISPPKVLGKLSRNDEVHKKSMTNQHASCSLSKGPPKECIGENQLPLGGVIPGKKVQTGDAQKENPTKGPFEALSAGKSSHIVGSGPPKECIGENQLPLSGVIPGKKVQTGDAQKENPTKGPFEALSAGKSSHIVGSGPPKECIGENQLPLSGVIPGKKVQTGDAQKENPTKGPFEALSAGKSSHIVGSGPPKECIGENQLPLDGVIPGKKVQTHDAQKENPTKGAPFEALSAGKSSPIVDSGDIRRADAECNKSNIEKSDLRSVQENLNLHCKFLPSSFPAWRGQFQILQTAVSSEFYDGLEAQPPCIVNKKAYKFSTEMPSVLQLESLPVLNALTDIFQDNSPRLQDIALYFFPSELTERSRKNLDSILKFLNAEKSMLRSYINGVELLVFTSNQLDMDSKGAIAAVNAGHFLWGMFRQKKIDKAIERVPDMEPVDMDIDMIGGKDVVERADVVRNCKPKSASLMEDYNKLDVPPGFEEFTKMSK from the exons GCTGGAGTTTGTGATATATGTGGTGCTAGTGGATTTGATGAAACAATTGTTACTTGTTCTAAATGCAACATAAACTGTGAACATTC TTACTGCATGCGATTTAATACCTTAATAGTTCCTATAGACTGGATTTGTGAGCCTTGCAAATCCAAGGATGTTTCGACTTCACCACATGAAGTGAATCAGGGTATTGGCTTGAGGGCTTCTAAAATGCGACAGCCTGTCAAAACAGGGAAAGTGAAGTTCCTTCCCGAGGATGAAGTCCTTAGACTTTATTCTGGCAATTTTCCCTTGGCAACAACCCGGAAAACTTCTGTTGGGtccaaaaatgttgtttcaaagATTCCCTCACAGACTCCAAAACCATATCCTTGCATATCACCTCCTAAAGTACTTGGGAAGCTTTCAAGAAATGATGAAGTACACAAGAAGTCAATGACTAATCAACATGCTTCTTGCTCATTATCAAaag GACCGCCAAAGGAGTGTATAGGAGAAAATCAGCTACCCTTGGGTGGAGTGATACCTGGTAAAAAAGTCCAAACCGGTGATGCTCAGAAAGAAAATCCTACTAAAGGGCCTTTTGAAGCTTTATCAGCAGGAAAATCCTCCCATATTGTCGGTTCAG GACCGCCAAAGGAGTGTATAGGAGAAAATCAGCTACCCTTGAGTGGAGTGATACCTGGTAAAAAAGTCCAAACCGGTGATGCTCAGAAAGAAAATCCTACAAAAGGGCCTTTTGAAGCTTTATCAGCAGGAAAATCTTCCCATATTGTTGGTTCAG GACCGCCAAAGGAGTGTATAGGAGAAAATCAGCTACCCTTGAGTGGAGTGATACCTGGTAAAAAAGTCCAAACCGGTGATGCTCAGAAAGAAAATCCTACAAAAGGGCCTTTTGAAGCTTTATCAGCAGGAAAATCTTCCCATATTGTTGGTTCAG GACCGCCAAAGGAGTGTATAGGAGAAAATCAGCTACCCTTGGATGGAGTGATACCTGGTAAAAAAGTTCAAACCCATGATGCTCAGAAAGAAAATCCTACAAAAGGGGCACCATTTGAAGCTTTATCAGCAGGAAAATCTTCCCCTATTGTCGATTCAG GTGATATCCGCCGTGCTGATGCTGAATGTAACAAATCTAATATTGAAAAAAGTGATCTTCGGAGTGTTCAGGAAAACTTAAAccttcattgtaaatttttacccTCTTCATTTCCTGCTTGGAG GGGTCAATTCCAAATTCTTCAGACTGCTGTATCTAGTGAATTTTATGATGGGCTTGAGGCCCAACCACCATGCATTGTTAACAAGAAAGCATACAAATTTTCAACAGAAATGCCATCAGTCCTTCAACTGGAGTCACTTCCTGTGTTGAATGCCTTGACTGACATATTCCAGGATAATTCTCCTAGGCTTCAGGATATTGCATTGTATTTCTTTCCATCAGAACTTACTGAGAG GTCCAGAAAGAACCTGGATAGcatattgaagtttttgaatgctGAGAAATCAATGCTGAGAAGTTATATTAATGGAGTAGAGTTGCTGGTATTTACCTCAAATCAACTTGACATGGACTCAAAGG GTGCTATAGCTGCAGTAAATGCTGGACATTTCCTGTGGGGAATGTTTCGCcaaaagaaaattgataaagCTATTGAAAGAGTGCCTGACATGGAGCCAGTTGATATGGACATCGATATGATTGGAGGAAAGGATGTGGTGGAGAGAGCTGATGTCGTTCGAAATTGTAAACCTAAGAGTGCCTCTTTGATGGAGGATTATAACAAACTGGACGTTCCTCCAGGCTTTGAAGAATTTACCAAAATGTCTAAATGA
- the LOC100790921 gene encoding S-adenosylmethionine mitochondrial carrier protein produces the protein MAVQSSTSSESQASENVMHRHFFLWREFLWGAVAGAFGEGMMHPVDTVKTRLQSQAILNGIQNQKNILQMVRYVWQVDGLKGFYRGVTPGIIGSLATGATYFGVIESTKKWIEDSHPSLRGHWAHFIAGAVGDTLGSFVYVPCEVMKQRMQIQGTIASWSSVVVNDGIAIKPGTQIYGYYTGMLHAGCSIWKAQGLKGLYAGYLSTLARDVPFAGLMVVFYEALKDAKDYVEQRWISSPNWHVNNSVEGLVLGGLAGGLSAYLTTPLDVVKTRLQVQGSTLRYNGWLDAIHNIWATEGMKGMFRGSVPRITWYIPASALTFMAVEFLRDHFYERVPNDNLEDVGRLSVDHKSAGGLKVSH, from the exons TATGGAGAGAGTTTCTGTGGGGAGCTGTTGCGGGTGCATTTGGGGAAGGAATGATGCATCCAGTGGATACTGTTAAAACTCGATTACAAAGTCAAGCTATTCTAAATGGAATTCAG AACCAGAAAAACATATTGCAGATGGTGCGATATGTGTGGCAGGTTGATGGATTAAAAG gcTTTTACAGGGGTGTAACACCTGGTATTATTGGATCTCTTGCTACTGGCGCAACATATTTTGGTGTCATAGAGTCCACAAAAAAGTGGATTGAGGATTCACATCCTAGCCTTAGGGGCCACTGGGCACATTTCATTGCTGGAGCTGTTG GTGATACTCTAGGTTCTTTTGTGTATGTTCCATGTGAAGTGATGAAGCAACGCATGCAGATTCAAGGCACAATTGCATCTTGGAGTTCCGTTGTAGTGAATGATGGCATCGCAATCAAGCCTGGCACACAAATATATGGTTATTATACAGGGATGTTACATGCAGGCTGTTCAATATGGAAAGCACAGGGCTTAAAGGGTTTATATGCAGG ATATTTGTCTACATTGGCAAGGGATGTTCCATTTGCTGGCCTAATG GTTGTGTTCTATGAAGCTTTGAAAGATGCTAAAGATTATGTAGAGCAAAGATGGATATCTAGCCCAAATTGGCATGTTAATAATTCAGTTGAGGGCCTGGTTTTAGGAGGATTAGCTGGTG GTCTCAGTGCATATCTCACCACTCCTTTGGATGTTGTTAAAACTAGACTGCAAGTGCAGGGTTCAACTTTGAG GTATAATGGCTGGTTAGATGCAATTCACAATATATGGGCTACAGAAGGCATGAAGGGGATGTTTAGAGGTAGCGTCCCCAGGATTACATGGTACATTCCAGCTTCAGCGCTTACATTCATGGCTGTGGAATTTCTCAGAGATCATTTTTATGAAAGAGTGCCCAATGATAATTTGGAAGATGTTGGTAGATTATCAGTAGACCATAAATCTGCAGGAGGTTTAAAAGTTTCTCATTAA